One genomic region from Anaerolineae bacterium encodes:
- the nuoH gene encoding NADH-quinone oxidoreductase subunit NuoH — translation MSVDTALLLEWVIKALVLSLVLLTGFAYTTYLERKLIARFQVRIGPNQAGPYGLLQPLADGLKLIFKEEFIPAQADKVLFVLAPIITVIPSLAVAAVIPWGEKVTLFGREVTLYLADVNVGVLYLLAVASLVVYGIALAGWASNSKYPLLGGLRASAQMISYELALGLSFVGPVLLAGSMKLGDIVRAQQQLWFAVLQPLGLIVYLIAALAEVNRSPFDLPEAEQELTGGYHTEYSGMKFASFYMAEYVKMIVVSAIAATLFFGGYGGPGVVRFPWLGPIYLAVKIFFLLAGMVWVRSTLPRLRYDRLMALGWKVLFPLALLNVLLTATGIVVFGG, via the coding sequence ATGAGCGTTGACACGGCGTTGTTGCTCGAGTGGGTCATCAAGGCCCTGGTGCTCAGCCTGGTGCTGCTGACCGGGTTCGCCTACACCACTTACCTGGAGCGCAAACTCATCGCCCGTTTTCAGGTGCGCATCGGGCCGAATCAGGCCGGGCCTTACGGGTTGTTGCAGCCTCTGGCCGATGGGTTGAAACTGATTTTCAAAGAAGAGTTCATCCCGGCCCAGGCCGACAAAGTGCTCTTCGTGTTGGCCCCGATCATCACGGTGATTCCTTCCCTGGCGGTGGCGGCGGTCATCCCCTGGGGAGAGAAGGTCACCCTCTTTGGTCGGGAGGTGACCCTGTATCTGGCCGATGTCAATGTGGGGGTGCTGTACCTGCTGGCCGTGGCTTCCCTGGTGGTGTACGGTATTGCCCTGGCCGGGTGGGCCTCCAATAGCAAATACCCCTTGTTGGGCGGGCTGCGCGCCTCGGCGCAGATGATCAGTTATGAGTTGGCGCTGGGCCTTTCTTTCGTGGGGCCGGTGCTGCTGGCGGGTTCGATGAAGTTGGGCGATATCGTGCGGGCTCAGCAGCAGCTTTGGTTTGCCGTGCTTCAGCCCCTGGGACTCATCGTGTACCTCATCGCTGCCCTGGCCGAGGTCAACCGTTCCCCCTTCGACCTGCCGGAGGCCGAGCAGGAATTGACCGGCGGATACCATACCGAGTATTCCGGGATGAAGTTTGCCTCGTTTTACATGGCCGAGTATGTGAAGATGATCGTGGTCAGCGCCATTGCGGCCACGCTGTTCTTTGGTGGCTATGGCGGGCCGGGCGTGGTCCGCTTCCCCTGGCTGGGGCCGATTTATCTGGCGGTCAAGATTTTCTTCCTGCTGGCCGGGATGGTGTGGGTGCGCTCCACCTTGCCGCGTCTGCGCTATGACCGATTGATGGCTTTGGGGTGGAAGGTGCTTTTCCCCTTGGCCTTGCTCAATGTGCTGTTGACCGCGACGGGCATCGTGGTCTTTGGAGGCTGA
- the nuoI gene encoding NADH-quinone oxidoreductase subunit NuoI — MAEVVAGIAAIVKGFWTTFRSLFERPVTIQYPFEKRPVRSRFRGRHVLRRYENGLERCIGCALCAAACPADAIFVEAAENTDEERYSPGERYARVYEINMLRCIYCGYCADACPTQAIVLEHNYEETFTDRREAIYTKEMLLEPVPPGAKPTPQQTPPGVFTKSVPEMEDPKD, encoded by the coding sequence ATGGCAGAAGTGGTCGCAGGGATTGCCGCCATCGTCAAAGGGTTTTGGACGACCTTCCGGTCGCTGTTCGAGCGTCCGGTGACCATTCAGTATCCTTTTGAGAAGCGCCCGGTGCGTTCGCGCTTCCGGGGGCGCCATGTGTTGCGCCGGTATGAGAACGGTTTAGAGCGCTGCATCGGGTGTGCGTTGTGCGCCGCGGCCTGCCCGGCCGATGCCATTTTCGTCGAGGCGGCCGAGAACACCGATGAAGAGCGCTATTCCCCCGGCGAGCGCTACGCCCGGGTATACGAGATCAACATGCTGCGCTGCATTTATTGCGGTTACTGTGCCGACGCCTGCCCCACCCAGGCCATCGTGTTGGAGCACAACTACGAGGAGACCTTTACTGACCGGCGGGAGGCCATCTACACGAAAGAGATGTTGTTGGAACCGGTGCCCCCGGGCGCCAAGCCTACCCCACAACAGACCCCGCCAGGTGTGTTTACCAAGTCCGTCCCGGAAATGGAAGACCCCAAGGACTGA
- a CDS encoding NADH-quinone oxidoreductase subunit J, with the protein MALLSFLLLALVAIVTALGMLLARNAVYSAIFLVLNFITIAVFYLLLGAPFLAVAQVAVYAGAIMVLFMFVIMLLGPATIDEKGGPIAWQRPVAVVAGLVLLGEMGYLLFGKGWAGQMGVEAATVGSPRALGIVLFREYLLPFEVTSVLLLVAMVGAIVLAWRERRRPR; encoded by the coding sequence ATGGCTCTGCTTTCTTTCCTGCTGTTGGCTTTGGTGGCCATCGTCACCGCGTTGGGGATGTTACTGGCCCGCAACGCGGTGTATTCGGCCATCTTCCTGGTGCTCAACTTTATCACCATCGCGGTGTTCTACCTGTTGCTGGGGGCTCCCTTCCTGGCCGTGGCCCAGGTGGCGGTGTATGCCGGGGCCATCATGGTGCTTTTCATGTTCGTCATCATGCTCCTGGGCCCCGCGACTATCGACGAGAAAGGCGGCCCCATCGCCTGGCAGCGACCCGTGGCGGTGGTCGCCGGTCTGGTGCTGTTGGGCGAGATGGGCTATCTCCTGTTTGGCAAAGGCTGGGCCGGCCAGATGGGGGTGGAGGCGGCCACCGTGGGAAGCCCCAGGGCGTTGGGTATAGTGCTCTTCCGCGAGTATCTGTTGCCCTTTGAGGTCACCTCGGTGTTGCTCTTGGTGGCCATGGTGGGCGCCATTGTGCTGGCCTGGCGTGAGCGCCGCCGCCCGCGATGA
- the nuoK gene encoding NADH-quinone oxidoreductase subunit NuoK, whose product MLPSAYLIALSAVLFIIGALGVLLRRNVLVMYMSVELMLNAANLAFVTFARQFESLAGQVFVFFVLTVAAAEVAVGLALIVAIFRTKRSVDVDALSELKG is encoded by the coding sequence ATGCTGCCCAGTGCGTATCTGATTGCCCTTTCGGCGGTGTTGTTCATTATCGGCGCCCTGGGGGTGCTCCTCCGCCGCAATGTCCTGGTGATGTACATGTCGGTGGAGTTGATGCTTAACGCGGCCAACTTGGCCTTTGTGACCTTTGCCCGCCAGTTCGAAAGCCTGGCCGGGCAGGTGTTCGTGTTCTTTGTGCTGACCGTGGCGGCCGCTGAGGTGGCGGTGGGCCTGGCGCTGATCGTCGCTATTTTCCGCACCAAGCGCTCGGTGGATGTGGACGCCCTGAGCGAGTTGAAAGGCTGA